The following proteins are co-located in the Paenibacillus sp. JNUCC32 genome:
- a CDS encoding CapA family protein, producing the protein MKKLFCLILVIVMLIPASIVSAAGTTTQAKSKNKPINLVFAGDILLDGYVGNQIDRFGNLYPFKKVAPILKKADMAFANLETPVSIRGKAADKTFAFRSKPDTLKGLVYAGIDGVTLANNHILDYGQQAMLDTITHLKRQKIGYTGAGRNIDEAFKPYVQNINGKKVAVLGVSRVLSDNSWIAGKNHPGAASAYTMEPMLTHIKKSAKTNDYTIVYIHWNQEFADYPEEYARTMAKKMIDAGADIIIGSHSHTLMGIEYYKNKPIYYSLGNFVFNRSTRGGDKTLLSMMVHVEIQGSKITSRITPVKILQGQPNLMDKKYNKEIIAKLNKLSYNAKIDANGNVTKK; encoded by the coding sequence ATGAAGAAATTATTTTGCCTCATTCTGGTTATCGTTATGCTGATCCCGGCGAGCATCGTCTCGGCGGCGGGCACAACCACTCAAGCCAAGTCGAAGAACAAACCGATAAATCTTGTTTTTGCAGGTGACATTCTGTTAGACGGATACGTGGGGAACCAGATTGATAGATTCGGTAACCTATATCCTTTTAAGAAGGTAGCCCCCATCTTGAAAAAGGCGGATATGGCGTTTGCCAACCTGGAGACGCCGGTCTCCATTCGCGGCAAGGCTGCGGATAAAACCTTTGCTTTCCGTTCGAAGCCGGACACGCTCAAGGGCCTGGTATACGCGGGAATCGACGGGGTCACGCTGGCGAACAACCACATCCTGGACTATGGCCAGCAAGCCATGCTGGACACGATCACGCATCTGAAACGCCAGAAGATCGGGTATACGGGTGCCGGGCGAAATATAGACGAGGCCTTCAAGCCTTACGTGCAGAACATTAACGGGAAAAAAGTCGCGGTGCTGGGCGTCAGCCGGGTGCTGTCGGACAATTCCTGGATTGCGGGCAAGAATCACCCGGGTGCTGCCTCCGCCTACACGATGGAGCCGATGCTGACCCATATTAAGAAGTCGGCCAAAACCAACGATTATACGATCGTATACATCCATTGGAACCAGGAATTCGCCGACTATCCGGAAGAATATGCGCGCACGATGGCGAAGAAGATGATTGACGCCGGAGCCGACATCATAATCGGATCGCACAGCCATACGTTGATGGGCATCGAATATTACAAGAACAAGCCGATTTATTATTCGCTCGGCAACTTCGTGTTCAACCGCTCCACCCGGGGCGGGGACAAAACCTTGCTGTCGATGATGGTGCATGTTGAGATTCAGGGCTCCAAGATCACGAGCCGGATTACGCCGGTGAAGATACTTCAGGGCCAGCCGAATCTGATGGACAAGAAGTACAACAAAGAGATCATCGCGAAACTGAACAAACTCTCCTACAATGCAAAAATTGATGCCAACGGCAACGTCACCAAAAAATAA
- a CDS encoding Lrp/AsnC family transcriptional regulator, with translation MNIHAAGENSSPMIDDTDRKIIAILGKNGRISYTDLAKEIGLSRVAAQARVNALVDDGVIERFAAVINPEKVGISVSAFFNVEVEPKYLQQVADTLENEPYVTSLYHMTGPSKLHMHGLFADHKEMEMFLNEKLYPLPGITSVDTQILIKRYKSRMGIRL, from the coding sequence ATGAATATTCACGCTGCCGGCGAGAACTCATCTCCCATGATTGATGATACGGACCGCAAAATCATTGCGATTCTTGGCAAGAACGGGCGAATCTCGTACACGGATTTGGCCAAGGAGATCGGTTTGTCCCGCGTGGCCGCGCAGGCCAGGGTCAATGCCCTGGTCGATGACGGCGTCATTGAGCGCTTCGCGGCCGTCATTAATCCGGAGAAAGTGGGGATTTCGGTGTCCGCTTTTTTCAATGTGGAGGTTGAGCCCAAATATTTGCAGCAAGTGGCGGACACACTGGAGAACGAGCCATATGTGACCAGCCTGTATCATATGACCGGTCCCAGCAAACTGCATATGCACGGCTTGTTTGCCGATCATAAGGAAATGGAAATGTTTCTAAACGAGAAGCTTTACCCGCTTCCGGGCATAACCAGCGTGGACACGCAGATCTTAATCAAGCGCTATAAAAGCCGAATGGGCATCAGACTCTGA
- a CDS encoding chromate transporter: MELTFGMFRTGILGYGGGPSVIPLIRHEAVVRYGWLSDDEFGEVLALANALPGPIATKMAAYLGYREKGVLGAVVAVLAHILPTCIAMIALLSAVTFLSSSKVVAGMIAGVTPVIAVMLGTMAYEFGEKAVKGLGIYAGIGFFVVSFLLLESLQIHPAIVIMLFLAYGTVHFRTVAKLKKQRRDKEGSA, from the coding sequence ATGGAATTAACGTTCGGCATGTTCCGAACCGGCATACTCGGTTATGGCGGTGGTCCCTCCGTCATTCCGCTGATCCGGCATGAGGCCGTCGTTCGTTACGGCTGGCTCAGCGACGATGAATTCGGAGAGGTGCTGGCTCTGGCCAATGCGCTCCCGGGTCCGATCGCCACGAAGATGGCCGCCTATCTCGGTTACCGGGAAAAAGGGGTGCTAGGCGCGGTGGTCGCGGTTCTTGCGCATATCCTCCCGACCTGCATTGCGATGATCGCGCTGCTGTCGGCGGTGACGTTCCTCAGCAGCTCCAAAGTCGTGGCAGGCATGATTGCCGGCGTTACGCCGGTTATTGCGGTCATGCTAGGCACGATGGCTTACGAATTCGGCGAGAAGGCCGTAAAGGGACTTGGCATTTACGCCGGGATCGGATTTTTTGTGGTGTCGTTTCTCCTGCTGGAAAGCCTCCAGATCCATCCGGCCATCGTCATTATGCTGTTCCTTGCCTATGGCACCGTGCATTTTAGAACCGTAGCCAAACTCAAAAAACAAAGACGGGATAAGGAGGGGTCCGCCTGA
- a CDS encoding chromate transporter, whose translation MEEWLQLLISFFVSNVLGYGGGPASIPLMYKEIVTNHGWLTDPEFSNMLALGNALPGPIATKIAAFVGYGVSGWMGMTLALAATVIPSAAALIWLLNLLQKYRTSPVVKGMTLLVQPVIAIMMLTLTWQIGKSSVISIGLLQSLGIAAVAFWAMNIRKIHPALVILAAFAYGGLVLSQVV comes from the coding sequence ATGGAAGAATGGCTTCAGCTGCTGATCAGCTTTTTTGTCTCCAACGTGCTCGGATATGGCGGCGGTCCTGCTTCGATCCCGCTCATGTATAAGGAAATCGTCACGAATCACGGCTGGCTGACCGACCCGGAATTCTCCAACATGCTTGCGCTTGGCAACGCGCTTCCCGGGCCGATCGCCACCAAAATCGCCGCTTTTGTCGGGTACGGCGTATCCGGCTGGATGGGCATGACCCTCGCCCTCGCGGCGACGGTCATCCCTTCCGCGGCAGCGCTCATCTGGCTGCTGAATCTGCTGCAAAAATACCGCACGTCGCCGGTGGTCAAAGGCATGACCCTGCTGGTTCAGCCGGTCATCGCGATCATGATGCTGACCCTGACCTGGCAGATCGGCAAAAGCTCGGTCATCTCCATCGGCCTCCTGCAATCCCTCGGCATCGCCGCCGTCGCCTTCTGGGCCATGAACATCCGCAAGATCCACCCGGCCTTGGTGATCCTGGCCGCGTTCGCTTACGGGGGGTTGGTATTGTCGCAGGTGGTGTGA
- a CDS encoding Rieske (2Fe-2S) protein yields the protein MAVHYVLAEEDVPEGGHAVVNIEGREIGIYRVNGEYHAILNYCPHQGAPICAGLVSGTTLPSEVYDYEYGRAGEIVRCPWHGWEFDLQTGKSLFSDRIRVKKYKVEVQEGKIGVVMWRK from the coding sequence ATGGCGGTACATTACGTGCTGGCGGAGGAGGACGTTCCGGAGGGCGGGCACGCGGTCGTGAACATAGAGGGACGCGAAATCGGCATCTATCGGGTCAACGGCGAGTATCATGCGATTCTGAACTACTGCCCGCATCAGGGGGCGCCAATCTGCGCAGGACTGGTCTCCGGTACGACGCTTCCTTCGGAGGTATACGACTACGAATACGGCCGGGCAGGCGAAATTGTCCGCTGTCCCTGGCATGGGTGGGAGTTCGACCTGCAGACCGGCAAGTCGCTGTTTAGCGACCGCATCCGGGTGAAGAAGTATAAGGTGGAGGTCCAAGAGGGCAAGATCGGGGTGGTGATGTGGAGGAAATAG
- a CDS encoding amidohydrolase family protein: MDDTKIIDVDVHNEQDDRALLPYLQEPWRTRVAASGIGYAGSGYYSPIGVMKKDSIPPGGGKAGSDPDYMIKQLIEGYNLDYAVLTGVVYNISSTHDPDYAAAICSAYNDYLIAEWLGKHKAFKGAMAVATQDPLLAAREIDRIGGHPDIVEVMISSAARSPLGQRHYHPIYEAAARNGLPVGIHPGAEGGGSSTAPTAAGYPTRYIEWHTCLSQMFMAHLVSMVCEGVFVKYPSLKVVLVEGGVAWLPGLMWRLDKNYKALRATVPWLTRMPSEYIRDHCYLSTQPIEEPDNPQHLIDLFNMIDAENMLLYSSDYPHWDFDSPGHILRGLKPEARRKIFYENAKQLYRLD, encoded by the coding sequence ATGGACGATACCAAAATCATCGATGTCGACGTTCATAACGAGCAGGACGACAGGGCGCTGCTGCCATATCTGCAGGAGCCTTGGCGCACCCGGGTAGCGGCATCCGGCATCGGGTATGCAGGCTCAGGGTATTACTCGCCGATCGGCGTGATGAAAAAAGACTCGATCCCTCCGGGGGGAGGCAAGGCCGGCTCCGATCCCGATTATATGATCAAGCAGCTGATCGAAGGCTACAATCTGGACTATGCCGTATTGACGGGAGTCGTCTATAACATCTCCTCCACGCATGATCCGGATTATGCAGCGGCGATATGCTCGGCTTATAACGATTATCTGATCGCCGAGTGGCTTGGCAAGCATAAAGCTTTTAAGGGAGCCATGGCGGTAGCTACCCAGGACCCGCTGCTGGCGGCACGCGAGATCGATAGGATCGGCGGCCATCCGGATATCGTAGAGGTGATGATCTCCAGTGCGGCGAGGTCGCCGCTGGGACAGCGCCACTATCACCCGATCTACGAAGCGGCGGCGCGTAACGGCCTACCGGTCGGGATCCATCCGGGAGCGGAAGGCGGCGGGAGCTCGACGGCTCCCACCGCGGCCGGCTACCCGACCCGCTACATCGAATGGCACACCTGCCTCTCCCAGATGTTCATGGCGCATCTGGTGAGCATGGTCTGCGAGGGCGTGTTCGTGAAGTATCCGAGCCTCAAGGTCGTTCTGGTTGAAGGCGGAGTAGCCTGGCTGCCGGGCCTGATGTGGCGGCTGGACAAAAATTACAAGGCTCTGCGCGCAACCGTGCCCTGGCTGACGAGAATGCCGAGCGAGTACATCCGGGATCACTGCTACTTATCGACGCAGCCGATTGAGGAGCCGGATAATCCGCAGCATCTCATCGATCTCTTCAATATGATCGATGCCGAGAACATGCTGCTCTATTCCAGCGATTACCCGCATTGGGACTTCGACTCGCCGGGCCATATCCTGCGGGGCCTGAAGCCGGAAGCGCGGCGGAAGATCTTTTATGAGAATGCGAAACAGCTGTACCGGCTGGATTGA
- a CDS encoding extracellular solute-binding protein, translated as MRQKGFRTALAMILLCAMLVTGCTGGGKDDSGTLSPDKPVTFSWLVYDRVEGKVRDDWEILKEIEAKTGVKVKFQIVSQEGLEEKRQIMIATNTATDFIQVPTQDGREHGPEKVFLNLHDYLDRAPNLKAFYEKYPEAKALATGTDGGLYTVPVLEGDAEGKGFNFIWYARKDIMDQHGIQAPTTVDEFYQYLKTLKEKVPDSYPLISNAIVGDTGLYTTFGRIFTGISGFYNLDPTKDQYAFAPYHENYQDMLVYLNKLYAEKLLDPEFSLLTQAQWEERILTGKSLVTFFWKADLESLVAKARGAGTAEYELDAIPSFAAEGIKNYQFSRPVVGTVGRAISAKVKDKERAVQFLDYLVSEEGTNYLSLGIEGKTYTMEDGKAVYNKEFGESPFNALRKDWGVWYDLITLNNAKSREVWERGLSEKSKDINARYEQYIVPAPKQIVKTEEELELEKSKLNNLNKFLEQKVTEFVTGKTPINDSTYQQFIDQAKKLGSDELLAMYNTAYTRTYGGK; from the coding sequence ATGCGGCAAAAGGGGTTCAGAACGGCGCTTGCCATGATCCTGCTCTGCGCGATGCTGGTTACGGGCTGCACCGGCGGGGGCAAGGACGATTCGGGGACGTTAAGCCCTGACAAACCGGTTACTTTTTCATGGCTCGTATACGACCGGGTGGAGGGCAAGGTTCGGGATGACTGGGAGATTTTGAAAGAGATCGAGGCCAAGACGGGCGTCAAAGTGAAGTTCCAGATCGTCAGCCAGGAAGGGCTTGAGGAGAAAAGGCAGATCATGATTGCCACGAATACCGCTACCGATTTTATCCAGGTGCCGACGCAGGACGGCCGGGAGCATGGGCCAGAGAAGGTGTTCCTGAACCTCCATGATTATTTGGATCGGGCTCCGAATCTGAAAGCCTTTTACGAGAAATATCCTGAAGCCAAGGCGCTGGCAACGGGCACGGACGGAGGCTTGTATACCGTACCTGTCCTGGAAGGGGATGCGGAAGGCAAGGGCTTTAACTTTATCTGGTATGCCCGCAAGGACATTATGGATCAGCACGGGATACAGGCGCCGACCACCGTGGATGAATTTTATCAATATCTGAAAACGTTGAAAGAAAAGGTGCCGGACTCCTACCCGCTCATATCGAACGCGATCGTAGGCGACACGGGGCTGTATACGACCTTCGGGCGTATCTTTACCGGCATCAGCGGTTTTTACAACCTGGATCCAACCAAGGATCAATACGCATTCGCGCCGTATCATGAGAATTATCAGGATATGCTGGTGTACCTGAATAAGCTGTATGCGGAAAAATTGCTGGATCCGGAATTCTCGCTGCTGACGCAAGCGCAGTGGGAGGAGCGCATCCTGACGGGTAAATCCTTGGTGACGTTTTTCTGGAAGGCCGATCTTGAATCCTTGGTTGCCAAGGCGAGGGGGGCCGGCACGGCGGAATATGAGCTGGACGCAATTCCATCCTTTGCTGCCGAAGGGATCAAGAACTATCAGTTCTCCCGTCCGGTCGTTGGCACCGTCGGCCGAGCGATATCGGCCAAAGTGAAGGATAAGGAGCGCGCCGTCCAATTCCTCGATTATTTGGTGAGCGAAGAGGGAACGAATTATCTGTCATTAGGCATCGAAGGCAAAACGTATACGATGGAGGACGGCAAAGCGGTATATAACAAGGAGTTCGGCGAATCTCCGTTTAATGCGCTGCGCAAGGATTGGGGCGTATGGTATGACCTGATCACGCTGAATAACGCCAAGTCGCGGGAAGTGTGGGAGCGCGGGTTAAGCGAGAAGAGCAAGGATATCAATGCAAGGTATGAGCAGTATATCGTCCCTGCACCGAAGCAGATCGTCAAGACGGAAGAGGAGCTGGAGCTCGAGAAATCGAAGCTGAACAATCTGAATAAATTCCTTGAACAGAAGGTAACGGAGTTTGTAACCGGCAAAACGCCGATCAACGATTCCACGTATCAGCAATTCATCGACCAAGCGAAGAAACTCGGCTCCGACGAACTCCTTGCCATGTATAACACCGCATATACGCGCACATACGGCGGCAAGTAA
- a CDS encoding carbohydrate ABC transporter permease translates to MKKQESFASKLFDVFNILFMIVLIMVMAYPMVYVFSASISNNAMVASGAVLLWPKKITLIAYEQLIYNPDLWVSYWNTIRYTFLHTLLTLIATSAMAYPLGKRWLPGRRVILLMAAFTLLFSGGMIPTFLIVQKLGMLDTIWAIVLPSLISTWYLFIMRTFFEALPEELEDAAAIDGCGSMQILVRIVLPLSVPVMVTIGLFTAVNQWNSFFSALIYLNDREMYPLQIMMRNILIAGTNVQGEGDLTHLETLKYAMIMIGTLPILCVYPFIQKYFVQGTMIGGIKG, encoded by the coding sequence ATGAAAAAGCAGGAAAGCTTCGCTTCGAAGCTGTTTGACGTATTCAATATATTGTTCATGATTGTGCTGATCATGGTAATGGCCTACCCGATGGTGTACGTATTCTCGGCTTCCATCAGCAACAATGCCATGGTCGCGAGCGGCGCGGTGCTGCTATGGCCGAAAAAGATTACGCTGATCGCTTACGAACAGCTCATCTACAACCCCGATCTCTGGGTGAGTTACTGGAATACGATCCGGTACACGTTCCTGCATACGTTGCTGACGCTGATTGCAACCTCGGCGATGGCGTATCCGCTGGGGAAGCGATGGCTGCCCGGCCGAAGAGTGATTCTGCTTATGGCAGCGTTCACGCTTCTCTTCAGCGGGGGCATGATTCCAACCTTCCTGATCGTTCAGAAGCTGGGGATGCTGGACACGATCTGGGCGATCGTCCTTCCGTCGCTGATCAGCACATGGTACCTGTTCATTATGCGGACATTTTTCGAGGCGCTGCCGGAGGAGCTTGAGGACGCGGCTGCCATCGACGGATGCGGATCCATGCAGATTCTGGTGCGGATCGTGCTGCCGCTATCCGTGCCGGTGATGGTCACGATCGGCCTGTTCACGGCGGTGAATCAATGGAATTCCTTCTTCAGCGCTTTGATCTACCTGAATGACCGGGAAATGTACCCGCTGCAAATCATGATGCGCAACATCCTGATCGCCGGCACGAACGTGCAGGGCGAAGGCGACCTGACGCATCTGGAAACGCTGAAATACGCCATGATCATGATCGGGACGCTGCCGATCCTGTGCGTCTATCCGTTTATCCAAAAATATTTTGTACAGGGCACGATGATTGGCGGCATTAAGGGGTAG
- a CDS encoding ABC transporter permease codes for MAQLSRIGYVLKKHKALYLLMLPGILYYLIFKYAPMYGIIIAFQDYSIGRGILGSKFVGLKHFIEFFYVTPDAWKLIRNTIMLNVYDLLFHFPAPIILAILFHELKSKWFKRFVQNISYMPHFLSTVVIAGILVTFLSPTTGVVNHLLVKLFGIEPIMFLGMPEWFRTVYVGSEIWQKVGWGTILYLAAIAGIDPTLYEAAKMDGANRWQQIRHITFIGMVPVMIILFVLSLGNFMEASFEKILLIYNTMNYETADVINTFVYRRGILDADFSFATAVGLFQSAIGFILVVAANRVVRKYSETSLW; via the coding sequence TTGGCGCAGCTATCACGGATCGGTTACGTTCTGAAAAAGCATAAAGCGTTGTACTTGCTGATGCTGCCCGGCATCTTGTACTACTTGATATTCAAGTACGCGCCGATGTACGGCATCATCATTGCTTTCCAGGATTATTCGATCGGCCGGGGCATTTTGGGAAGCAAATTTGTGGGACTGAAGCATTTCATTGAATTTTTCTATGTCACCCCCGATGCATGGAAGCTGATACGCAACACGATCATGCTGAATGTGTACGATCTGCTGTTTCATTTTCCGGCGCCGATCATTCTGGCGATCCTATTCCATGAGCTGAAGAGCAAATGGTTCAAACGGTTCGTGCAAAACATCAGCTACATGCCGCATTTCCTGTCGACCGTCGTGATCGCGGGCATTCTCGTCACCTTCCTGTCTCCGACCACGGGCGTGGTGAACCATCTGCTCGTCAAGCTGTTCGGCATCGAGCCGATCATGTTTCTCGGCATGCCGGAGTGGTTCCGGACGGTGTACGTGGGCTCCGAAATATGGCAGAAGGTCGGGTGGGGGACCATTCTCTACCTGGCTGCGATTGCCGGCATCGATCCGACGCTGTACGAGGCGGCCAAGATGGATGGAGCCAACCGGTGGCAGCAGATCCGGCATATTACGTTCATCGGCATGGTGCCTGTCATGATTATTCTGTTCGTGCTGTCGCTCGGTAATTTCATGGAGGCCAGCTTCGAGAAAATCCTCTTGATTTACAACACGATGAATTACGAAACCGCGGATGTCATTAATACCTTTGTGTACCGGCGGGGCATCCTGGATGCCGATTTCAGCTTCGCGACCGCAGTAGGCCTGTTCCAGTCGGCGATTGGCTTCATTCTGGTCGTTGCGGCCAATCGGGTCGTACGCAAATATTCGGAGACCAGCCTGTGGTAA
- a CDS encoding helix-turn-helix domain-containing protein has product MKRRIPPDRLSEPGAADTPPPRRHTLFWRMFANYFLLILIPVIVASVLAQVLVVRIIEKDAERFNQVVMNRFSEQTDAELQSLKTSMINILSTSRLRSVLLAPMSSSPESQLLPELLHSLREQLQQLESDELVEKAYYYFVHQDLMIDAETYTNKAYYFRSRYPLDLNRRHQLEAELSGKKMMDFMDSPASVTASMSYPFNTAAPEVYLLVEVKRDKLEERIHIPESWVTGTAIVDDTAQVIARTGLTEQDQHDLQQRIRTDGFASQFTISDKMGLSFMASGFNESWHYISMVDLGTLMKPVHITRLICWLFLLFFLIVGALASYYLSRRLYRPIREIKDGLKLHHAPNEEGRYEGNEFDVIKRYSQFIMTENKELYQMVNGMLPIVQEQFFTKILLGQYRDALSIEYYAKEIEFAYSHMAARTVLCISFHYDRSFYDSTSESAKIFLLTELKDKIHRLAPGMVWICQTRPDLMACVVQHDHITEGYPERIAEQIRHVFLQYGVCYKATIGIGRTIHAIEELHQSYEHALAMLNYRGLHSTVEICGSLPSRELQQWDSFLSVQEVQRIHNQCKTREYDKLLHSVLDLLEEGKRKDASAVQMKYLLADVLNTWIRAVESERNELNVPYYSGLFERMNRCMTWDELTQCFQDIHGFLFRKPASSSRSQQFMEILEYIHEHYDQELSIENFAGMMNMSIGHFSRTFKEEVGEKYVEYIAKYRLMKAKQFLLETDLKIDEIAEKVGYWGRNSLIRAFRRYEGITPAKYRSSHQ; this is encoded by the coding sequence ATGAAGCGAAGGATACCGCCTGACCGATTGTCTGAGCCGGGGGCGGCCGATACTCCGCCTCCCAGAAGGCACACCCTGTTTTGGAGAATGTTCGCGAACTATTTTCTCCTTATTCTCATCCCCGTCATTGTTGCTTCGGTTCTTGCTCAGGTGCTTGTCGTTCGCATCATCGAAAAGGATGCCGAGCGTTTTAACCAAGTGGTGATGAACCGGTTCTCCGAGCAGACGGATGCCGAGCTTCAATCGCTAAAGACAAGCATGATTAATATCCTGAGCACATCCAGATTGCGGAGCGTGCTGCTCGCTCCCATGTCTTCGTCGCCGGAAAGCCAGCTCCTTCCGGAGCTGCTTCATTCCCTGCGGGAGCAGCTGCAGCAGCTGGAATCGGATGAATTGGTCGAGAAGGCTTATTATTATTTTGTCCATCAGGATTTAATGATCGATGCCGAGACCTATACGAACAAAGCGTATTATTTCCGTTCCCGCTATCCCTTGGATCTGAACCGCCGCCACCAGCTGGAAGCCGAATTATCCGGCAAGAAAATGATGGATTTCATGGATTCCCCCGCTTCCGTGACGGCTTCCATGAGTTACCCGTTCAATACCGCCGCCCCTGAAGTTTACCTCCTGGTCGAAGTGAAGCGAGACAAGCTTGAGGAGAGGATTCATATTCCGGAGAGCTGGGTCACGGGCACGGCCATTGTGGATGATACTGCCCAAGTGATCGCCCGGACCGGTTTGACCGAGCAGGACCAGCATGACCTGCAGCAGCGAATACGCACGGATGGCTTCGCTTCGCAATTTACGATATCGGACAAGATGGGGCTGTCCTTCATGGCGTCCGGCTTCAACGAGTCCTGGCATTATATCAGCATGGTTGATCTAGGCACATTGATGAAGCCGGTCCATATTACCCGCTTAATCTGCTGGTTGTTCCTCCTGTTCTTCCTCATTGTCGGCGCGCTCGCCTCGTATTATTTAAGCCGGCGCTTGTACCGGCCGATTCGGGAGATCAAGGATGGCTTGAAGCTGCACCATGCTCCGAATGAAGAGGGCCGTTACGAAGGTAACGAGTTTGACGTCATCAAGCGCTACTCCCAGTTCATCATGACCGAGAATAAAGAGCTGTACCAGATGGTGAACGGGATGCTGCCGATCGTACAGGAGCAGTTTTTTACGAAAATCCTGCTGGGGCAATACCGGGATGCCTTATCGATTGAGTACTACGCCAAGGAGATTGAGTTTGCTTACAGCCATATGGCGGCAAGAACCGTCCTGTGCATCTCTTTCCACTATGACCGGTCGTTTTATGATTCGACTTCGGAATCCGCCAAAATCTTTTTGCTGACGGAGCTGAAGGACAAGATCCACCGGCTGGCGCCCGGCATGGTCTGGATCTGCCAGACAAGGCCGGATTTGATGGCTTGCGTCGTCCAGCATGATCACATCACGGAGGGTTATCCGGAACGAATAGCGGAGCAGATCAGGCACGTTTTTCTGCAATACGGTGTCTGTTATAAAGCGACGATCGGGATCGGCAGAACCATTCATGCCATCGAAGAGCTGCATCAGTCCTATGAGCATGCGCTGGCCATGCTGAATTACCGGGGGCTGCATTCCACGGTGGAGATTTGCGGCAGTCTGCCTTCAAGGGAGCTGCAGCAATGGGACTCTTTCCTGTCCGTACAGGAGGTCCAGCGGATCCACAACCAGTGCAAAACCCGGGAGTATGACAAGCTGCTCCATTCCGTGCTGGATCTGCTGGAGGAAGGGAAGCGTAAGGATGCGTCAGCCGTGCAGATGAAATATCTGCTAGCCGATGTGCTCAACACCTGGATTCGGGCGGTGGAGTCGGAGCGCAATGAATTGAACGTTCCCTATTATTCCGGTCTGTTCGAGCGAATGAATCGCTGCATGACATGGGACGAGCTGACGCAATGCTTCCAGGACATTCATGGCTTTCTGTTCCGAAAACCGGCCTCCAGCAGCCGCAGCCAACAATTTATGGAGATTTTGGAGTACATTCACGAGCACTACGATCAAGAGCTGTCGATCGAGAATTTTGCCGGCATGATGAATATGTCCATCGGGCATTTCAGTCGAACCTTCAAGGAGGAGGTCGGCGAGAAGTACGTGGAATATATCGCGAAGTACCGGCTGATGAAGGCGAAGCAATTTTTGCTTGAAACCGATTTGAAAATAGACGAAATCGCCGAAAAGGTGGGGTATTGGGGGAGGAATTCCTTGATTCGGGCTTTCCGCCGATATGAAGGCATAACGCCTGCCAAATACCGGAGTTCCCATCAATAA